The genomic region AGCCGCCGCTGGACCCACTGCCCCTGGCTCGACAGCCGGGGGTCCTCCGTTCGCCCTGGCGGCGACTGCGCTGCGGTGATCGCCTCGTTCGGGTGGGTCACCACGAACTGCCGCGCCTGGTCCGATGGTGCGTGCCGCCACAGCTGGACCAGCTTCTCGGTCTGGTGCACGCCCAGCCCGGCCTTGCGGGCGACTGCGGCCAGCTCCACCTGGTTGCCCCGGGGCAACGGCAGCAAGCGACGCGCCATCCCCGGCTCCAGCAGCCCCAGCCTCATCTCCTCTCGAAGCTCCGGTGCCAGCCGCTCCAGCAGCCCCAGCCGCCGCGACACCCAGCTCTTGTGCCGGCCCAGCAGGGTGCCAACCTCCACACCCGTCAGCCCGCTGCGGGTCAGCTCCCGCACCACCAGAGCCTCCTCCACCTGGCTGAGCCCGAAGCGGCGGTTCAACGAGAGCATCAGGGCCAGCGCCGTCTCCGGCGTCGCTTCGAGGCACCCGACCGACAACGTCTTC from bacterium harbors:
- a CDS encoding ParB N-terminal domain-containing protein, encoding MSHSFVQIEEMKLADLGLELERVRCPPPARVEAIQRELATNGQLTPLVARVQPQGRPQLLDGFKRLRAARELGWKTLSVGCLEATPETALALMLSLNRRFGLSQVEEALVVRELTRSGLTGVEVGTLLGRHKSWVSRRLGLLERLAPELREEMRLGLLEPGMARRLLPLPRGNQVELAAVARKAGLGVHQTEKLVQLWRHAPSDQARQFVVTHPNEAITAAQSPPGRTEDPRLSSQGQWVQRRLRAAVAAMSSLEEAVGGGLRSEDRALLEEDFRVLSHHMQRISSRAGRDDDAGS